Proteins encoded together in one Marinobacter salsuginis window:
- a CDS encoding ribbon-helix-helix domain-containing protein, producing MCKLFINADPELWVSRTHSLRIDGMVTSVRMENAFWQVLSELAERDGMNLPQMITRLYHESIDAGHDLGNFTSFLRVCALRYLELQLSGDVPRDTRVPIASLNADRILAGKTGEPVAQEVVSKAKH from the coding sequence ATGTGCAAGCTCTTCATCAACGCCGATCCGGAGCTTTGGGTCAGCCGAACCCACTCCCTGCGCATTGATGGCATGGTCACCAGCGTGCGGATGGAGAATGCCTTCTGGCAGGTACTGTCGGAGTTGGCCGAGCGCGATGGCATGAACCTTCCCCAGATGATCACCCGCCTCTACCACGAGTCTATTGATGCCGGCCACGACCTCGGCAATTTCACGTCCTTCCTGCGGGTTTGCGCGCTGCGCTATCTTGAATTGCAGCTGAGTGGCGACGTGCCCAGGGATACCCGGGTGCCCATTGCCTCACTGAATGCCGACCGGATTCTTGCCGGTAAAACCGGTGAGCCGGTAGCGCAGGAAGTGGTGAGCAAGGCGAAGCATTAA
- a CDS encoding methionine synthase → MKKLLPTSTAGSLPKPAWLAQPETLWSPWKLQGEELKEGKQDALRVSLQDQQLAGVDIVSDGEQTRQHFVTTFIEHLDGVDFERRETVRIRDRYDASVPTVVGAVSRQKPVFVDDARFLREQTDQPIKWALPGPMTMIDTLYDAHYKSREKLAWEFAKILNQEARELQAAGVDIIQFDEPAFNVFFDEVNDWGIAALEKAIEGLNCETAVHICYGYGIKANTDWKKTLGSEWRQYEEIFPRLQTSNIDLISLECQNSHVPMELIELIRGKKVMVGAIDVATNTIETPEEVAETLRKALRFVDADKLYPCTNCGMTPLSRRVASGKLRALSAGADIVRRELSVTGSLQ, encoded by the coding sequence GTGAAAAAACTGTTACCTACTTCAACCGCCGGCAGTCTGCCAAAGCCGGCCTGGCTTGCTCAGCCCGAGACACTCTGGTCACCCTGGAAGTTGCAGGGTGAAGAACTCAAAGAAGGCAAGCAGGACGCCTTGCGGGTGTCATTGCAGGACCAGCAACTGGCTGGCGTTGATATCGTCAGTGATGGCGAGCAAACGCGCCAGCACTTCGTGACCACCTTCATCGAACACCTCGACGGCGTTGATTTCGAGAGGCGTGAGACCGTTCGAATTCGTGATCGATACGATGCCAGCGTGCCCACGGTCGTTGGGGCTGTGAGCCGACAAAAGCCGGTGTTTGTTGACGACGCCCGGTTTTTGCGAGAGCAGACCGATCAACCGATCAAGTGGGCACTGCCTGGCCCCATGACGATGATCGACACGCTGTACGATGCCCATTACAAAAGCCGCGAAAAGCTGGCCTGGGAGTTCGCCAAGATACTCAACCAGGAAGCCAGGGAGCTGCAAGCGGCCGGTGTGGATATCATCCAGTTCGATGAACCCGCCTTTAACGTGTTCTTCGATGAGGTGAATGACTGGGGCATCGCTGCTCTGGAAAAGGCCATTGAAGGGCTTAACTGTGAGACCGCCGTGCACATCTGTTATGGCTACGGCATCAAGGCCAACACCGACTGGAAGAAAACGCTTGGGTCCGAGTGGCGACAGTACGAAGAGATTTTTCCCAGGCTGCAAACCTCCAATATCGATCTGATTTCACTGGAATGCCAGAATTCGCACGTGCCGATGGAGCTGATTGAGCTGATCCGGGGCAAGAAAGTGATGGTGGGTGCGATTGATGTCGCCACTAATACCATTGAAACGCCGGAAGAGGTGGCCGAGACGCTCCGAAAGGCCCTCCGGTTTGTCGATGCCGACAAGCTCTATCCCTGCACCAACTGTGGCATGACTCCTCTGTCCCGCCGTGTGGCCAGCGGCAAGCTGCGAGCGCTGAGTGCCGGCGCTGATATTGTCAGGCGCGAGCTTTCGGTGACGGGAAGTCTCCAATGA
- a CDS encoding sensor histidine kinase, producing MAPRQRFLLIAVLALAAIAISAQVALSAPWLGLGLSPHGGPVGLRVDRVHPQSPNAGVIRVGSVVVGLQAADGRQIPLHGNLVMEEPDLLSHDDLNLFMQRQTELDQALRSGGARFVLASGDQVPVVAIDTPWHQLSGGFSIHTFYGLIALMVAVGIWAFRPKSAATRLYALSGVATMVNTLTLAIYGDREFVLSGDVFAVVSAVNHLATLMVNASLVSLFWVYPRPLARFPVPALMICIALIMWVLSEIQVGESAQVTVYLPIVVGYVLGLCFAAAQWVASKGRPLERAALKWCVLAIFLGSVLLMGLVIIPPAFGYPPLVPLLVGFGAYLILYLGIAAGLVRYRLFDIERWWFKTWLWFAGGLMVLVLDAILIMGVGLTSTYALTLSLAIAGWLYFPLRQWLWDRFGQRSSISLDEALRELVDKLFSASTEAEVRRAWPDLLRLTFQPLSLEMPDAKYQKVAVAVSADGVLMELRALPGDSRHARLEFANNGARLFSKEDIRVATLLYDLTGKALQALQARDAGAQRERSRIMRDLHDDLGARLLSLVYANDTGTVREVARSALIDLHGLVDATAGQPASLLEVANGCEGEIRQRLTDSGIDLDWQANPLKLDNQQLSARAATNIARILREAISNIIKHADADRVQVTWSRDSDQLSVRVSDNGRANTPDGPGEGHGLRTMKVRAEDLGGRVDCRALNEGGFVVELTLPAT from the coding sequence ATGGCACCGAGGCAGAGGTTTCTGCTGATTGCCGTTCTGGCCTTGGCGGCAATTGCCATCTCAGCGCAGGTTGCGCTGTCGGCGCCCTGGCTGGGCCTGGGGCTTTCGCCTCATGGTGGGCCGGTAGGGCTCCGGGTTGATCGGGTGCACCCGCAATCGCCGAACGCCGGAGTTATCCGGGTGGGCAGCGTAGTTGTGGGGTTGCAAGCGGCGGATGGTCGCCAAATCCCCCTGCATGGAAATCTGGTTATGGAAGAACCAGACCTGCTAAGCCACGACGATCTTAATCTGTTTATGCAGCGCCAGACCGAGTTGGATCAGGCGCTGCGCTCAGGCGGGGCACGGTTTGTTCTCGCATCCGGTGACCAGGTGCCGGTTGTTGCCATCGATACCCCGTGGCATCAGCTCTCGGGTGGCTTTTCGATTCACACTTTTTACGGGTTGATCGCTTTGATGGTGGCGGTTGGAATCTGGGCCTTCCGTCCGAAAAGCGCAGCGACCCGGCTTTACGCGCTTTCCGGCGTAGCAACCATGGTGAACACCCTGACTCTTGCCATCTACGGCGATCGGGAGTTTGTGCTGAGTGGCGATGTGTTCGCGGTGGTTTCTGCGGTTAACCACCTGGCAACGCTAATGGTGAACGCTTCGCTGGTCTCCCTGTTCTGGGTGTATCCGCGCCCGCTTGCCCGTTTTCCGGTTCCGGCACTAATGATTTGCATCGCGTTGATCATGTGGGTTCTGAGCGAAATCCAGGTTGGCGAAAGCGCCCAGGTGACGGTCTACCTGCCCATTGTCGTCGGTTATGTGCTTGGCTTGTGCTTTGCGGCTGCCCAATGGGTGGCCTCGAAAGGTCGCCCCCTCGAACGCGCTGCCCTGAAGTGGTGTGTATTGGCAATTTTCCTGGGCAGTGTTTTGCTGATGGGGCTGGTGATCATACCGCCAGCCTTTGGCTACCCCCCGCTCGTGCCGCTGCTGGTGGGGTTCGGCGCCTACCTGATTCTGTACCTCGGCATCGCGGCGGGGCTGGTTCGCTATCGCCTGTTCGATATTGAGCGGTGGTGGTTCAAGACCTGGCTCTGGTTTGCTGGGGGGCTGATGGTGCTGGTGTTGGATGCGATCCTGATTATGGGCGTAGGTTTGACCAGCACCTATGCGCTGACTCTTTCGCTTGCCATTGCGGGCTGGCTTTACTTTCCATTGCGGCAATGGCTTTGGGATCGATTCGGGCAGCGTTCCAGCATTTCTCTGGACGAGGCTCTCAGGGAGCTGGTGGATAAGCTGTTTTCCGCTTCTACGGAAGCGGAAGTTCGCCGGGCCTGGCCGGATCTGCTCCGCCTGACGTTCCAGCCTCTCAGTTTGGAGATGCCCGATGCGAAATATCAAAAGGTGGCGGTGGCAGTGTCGGCAGACGGTGTATTGATGGAGTTGCGGGCACTACCGGGCGATTCCCGGCACGCGAGACTGGAATTTGCGAACAATGGGGCTCGCTTGTTTTCCAAGGAAGATATACGGGTGGCGACCTTGTTGTACGACCTGACTGGTAAAGCGCTGCAGGCGTTGCAGGCCCGTGATGCAGGGGCACAAAGGGAGCGCAGCCGGATCATGCGGGATTTGCATGACGATCTGGGCGCCCGGTTGCTGAGCCTGGTGTATGCAAATGACACAGGAACGGTAAGAGAAGTGGCCCGGTCGGCTCTCATAGACCTGCATGGACTTGTCGATGCCACGGCGGGGCAGCCTGCCAGCCTGTTGGAGGTAGCCAATGGCTGCGAGGGCGAAATACGCCAGCGTTTGACGGACTCGGGCATTGATCTCGATTGGCAGGCGAATCCTCTGAAACTGGATAATCAACAGCTCTCGGCCCGCGCGGCCACCAATATCGCGCGTATTCTGAGAGAAGCGATTTCCAATATTATCAAGCACGCCGATGCTGATCGGGTGCAGGTAACCTGGAGTCGCGATAGCGATCAGCTCTCGGTGCGGGTTTCCGATAACGGCAGAGCGAACACCCCCGATGGGCCGGGGGAGGGGCATGGGCTCAGGACCATGAAGGTTCGTGCCGAGGATCTGGGCGGTCGAGTCGATTGTCGGGCGCTGAATGAAGGTGGTTTTGTTGTGGAGCTGACGCTGCCGGCAACCTAG
- a CDS encoding response regulator transcription factor encodes MKLGFILEDHAGAQEWLRDVLKEVFPGISVTSANRLAEARDKLSHLQQADLAPDIALIDLSLPDGSGIDFIRDLRESVPDCLCIVITIHDDDRHVFPALRAGARGYLLKQQSQAELARKLAGIIDDEPPLSPSVARRVLATFAPPDTTSQPDLTTREQEVLELIARGFTLAQVGQALGITRHTTAGYVKTVYRKLEVSSRAEATREAMRMGMIDS; translated from the coding sequence ATGAAGTTGGGGTTTATTCTGGAAGACCACGCAGGCGCTCAGGAATGGCTGCGCGACGTACTCAAGGAAGTGTTTCCGGGCATTTCGGTGACTTCTGCCAACCGACTTGCCGAGGCCAGGGACAAGCTTTCCCACCTCCAACAGGCAGACCTAGCACCAGACATTGCTCTGATTGATTTGAGCCTGCCAGACGGGAGCGGCATCGACTTTATCCGCGATCTGCGCGAGTCGGTGCCAGACTGCCTCTGTATTGTAATCACCATCCACGACGACGACCGCCATGTGTTCCCGGCCTTGCGAGCCGGAGCCAGGGGCTACCTGCTGAAACAGCAATCCCAGGCGGAACTGGCACGCAAGCTGGCAGGCATCATTGACGACGAGCCACCACTGTCGCCATCGGTCGCGCGTAGGGTTCTGGCAACCTTCGCGCCGCCGGACACCACGTCACAGCCGGACCTGACCACACGGGAACAGGAAGTGCTTGAACTGATTGCCCGAGGCTTCACTCTGGCACAGGTTGGCCAGGCCCTGGGAATTACCCGCCACACAACCGCCGGTTACGTAAAAACCGTGTATCGGAAGCTGGAAGTATCTTCCCGGGCGGAAGCCACCCGGGAAGCAATGCGTATGGGCATGATCGACAGCTAG
- a CDS encoding flavin reductase family protein: MSADLMTLSSSSSVIEPARFREALGHYASGITVISSIDEGEPVGFTCQSFYSVSMNPPLVSFSVKSSSFSYPRIRRAGRFAVNILSAEQEAISNLFARQGADKWKDVHWQASPLGNPIIPGSLGWLDCEIHAEHAAGDHLIVIGEVKALNVKEITASRPLLYYRGQYCDIAEPGAAGSPSFKMSQILWRMANLKSNL, encoded by the coding sequence ATGAGTGCGGATTTGATGACCCTATCGTCTTCCAGCAGCGTTATCGAACCCGCGCGCTTTCGCGAAGCGCTCGGGCACTACGCCTCGGGTATCACGGTGATTTCATCTATCGATGAGGGCGAACCGGTTGGTTTTACGTGCCAGTCGTTCTACAGCGTGTCGATGAACCCACCGCTGGTGTCATTCAGCGTGAAGTCCAGCTCCTTCAGCTATCCGCGGATTCGCCGGGCCGGTCGATTCGCCGTCAATATCCTGTCTGCCGAGCAGGAAGCAATCTCCAATCTGTTTGCCCGCCAGGGCGCCGACAAATGGAAGGACGTCCACTGGCAGGCATCGCCGCTGGGCAACCCGATCATCCCCGGCAGCCTGGGCTGGCTGGATTGCGAAATCCACGCTGAACACGCGGCAGGGGATCACCTTATCGTGATTGGTGAGGTAAAGGCGTTGAATGTAAAGGAAATCACCGCCTCGCGGCCACTGTTGTATTACCGGGGGCAGTATTGCGATATTGCCGAGCCTGGCGCAGCGGGCTCCCCCTCATTCAAGATGTCGCAAATCCTCTGGCGGATGGCTAATCTGAAAAGCAATCTATAG
- a CDS encoding cation-translocating P-type ATPase produces the protein MNDAAPELPITPNPAESGLSSQQASARLEEFGYNRLPAPPMPGVLELFVRQFLSPFIYILLIASGVSFALGQTPSGVFILIVLLINAIIGTVQEFSAQKAAAALKQMIKGTAHVLRDSQIVTVDVEEIVPGDIVLLSSGDKVPADLQLLSASSLAVDESMLTGESLAVAKNVDTTSDDSTPLTDRADQCFAGSIITHGRGRGRVIATASATQLGKIAQGVTGKTSAEPPLMIRIRKFTYQVAFGILAAIAALAGLMILDGGYSIEEMILMTIGLAVSVIPEGLPAALTVALAIGMSRMAKRNVIIRKLVAVEALGSCTLICSDKTGTLTVNELTIRRVMLPDGRQFEVTGEGVAPGGEITGHSGTDMDATGQETLRELCVAGVLANESHLDYSGGEWVSQGDIVDIAFLVMAKKLGMSITDLRTRQEQVALIPYESEKAYSGVVNRVGDQTVIYAKGSPEKMLAMCDRMTTADGSIAIDKPALERQFTELASRGYRIIALAKRTAAHGDHEMAGMVFLGMVAMIDPLRHEAFDAIEKCRTGGIEVAMVTGDHPATAKSIAQELGLCDADATVVTGPMLDEASARGQEAVDQLIRPARVFARIEPTRKAQIVDSFMRDGHFVAVTGDGVNDAPAMRQAHAGIAMGKRGTDVAKETADLIVTDDNFSSIVAGIEQGRVVYNNIRKVIGLLVATGFSAILLFFLCVMAGLPMPMIAVQLLWLNLVANGFQDVALAFEPKEGGELSVKPRSPHEPVFDKHIIEHVLVVGSWMGLVAFLNFQWTLDQGHTIEEARNLTLMLMVLFGNIHALSSRSEFRSLFRIPLFRNPFLMLAVPLAQLAHIGAMYVPGLSDVLQIQPISLAEWLQLLALAMSLVIVEELHKVLIRTRRQ, from the coding sequence ATGAACGACGCAGCGCCAGAGCTACCCATCACGCCCAATCCTGCTGAGAGCGGGCTTTCCAGCCAGCAGGCCAGTGCACGGCTGGAGGAGTTCGGTTACAACCGGCTGCCTGCCCCTCCAATGCCAGGTGTTCTGGAGTTGTTTGTCAGGCAGTTCCTCAGCCCTTTCATTTACATCCTCCTGATCGCTTCCGGGGTTTCATTTGCCCTCGGCCAGACCCCGAGCGGGGTTTTTATTCTGATTGTTCTGCTGATAAACGCGATCATCGGCACCGTGCAGGAGTTTTCGGCTCAGAAGGCGGCGGCTGCGCTGAAGCAAATGATAAAAGGGACAGCCCACGTGCTTCGGGACAGCCAGATTGTCACCGTTGACGTCGAGGAGATCGTTCCGGGCGATATTGTTTTGCTTTCCTCGGGCGACAAGGTACCCGCTGATCTTCAGTTACTCAGCGCCAGCAGCCTGGCAGTGGATGAGTCCATGTTGACGGGGGAATCCCTGGCGGTTGCCAAGAATGTCGATACCACAAGCGATGACAGTACCCCGCTGACTGACCGCGCTGACCAGTGCTTTGCCGGCAGCATCATCACCCATGGGCGCGGGCGCGGCCGGGTGATCGCTACCGCCTCGGCGACCCAGCTTGGCAAGATTGCCCAGGGCGTTACCGGCAAAACCTCGGCCGAGCCGCCGCTGATGATCCGGATCCGCAAATTCACCTATCAGGTCGCCTTCGGCATTCTGGCGGCTATTGCCGCCCTGGCAGGCCTGATGATCCTGGATGGCGGTTATTCCATCGAGGAGATGATCCTCATGACCATCGGCCTGGCGGTTTCGGTGATCCCCGAGGGCCTGCCTGCCGCACTCACCGTTGCCCTGGCCATTGGCATGTCCCGAATGGCAAAACGCAATGTCATCATTCGCAAGCTTGTCGCCGTGGAGGCCCTCGGATCCTGCACTCTCATCTGCTCCGACAAGACCGGCACACTGACCGTTAACGAGCTCACCATTCGCAGGGTTATGCTGCCTGATGGACGACAGTTCGAGGTTACTGGCGAGGGCGTGGCACCGGGAGGGGAAATCACTGGGCATTCCGGCACCGACATGGATGCGACAGGCCAGGAAACACTCAGGGAACTCTGTGTCGCTGGCGTCCTCGCCAATGAAAGCCACCTGGACTACAGCGGCGGCGAGTGGGTTTCCCAGGGAGATATCGTCGACATCGCCTTTCTGGTGATGGCCAAGAAACTGGGTATGTCCATCACGGACCTGCGAACCCGGCAGGAACAGGTGGCCCTGATCCCCTATGAGTCGGAAAAGGCCTACAGCGGCGTGGTCAACCGGGTTGGCGATCAAACCGTCATTTACGCCAAAGGCAGCCCTGAGAAGATGCTGGCCATGTGCGACCGGATGACCACGGCGGACGGCTCCATAGCCATCGACAAGCCGGCCCTCGAGCGTCAATTCACCGAACTCGCCTCCCGGGGCTACAGGATTATTGCCCTTGCGAAGAGAACCGCCGCACACGGCGACCATGAAATGGCCGGAATGGTCTTTCTCGGCATGGTTGCCATGATCGACCCGCTACGCCATGAAGCCTTCGACGCCATCGAAAAGTGTCGTACCGGCGGTATTGAGGTCGCCATGGTCACCGGAGACCACCCTGCGACCGCGAAATCAATCGCCCAGGAACTGGGCCTGTGTGACGCAGACGCAACCGTCGTAACAGGTCCGATGCTGGATGAAGCCAGCGCTCGAGGCCAGGAGGCCGTCGATCAGCTCATTCGCCCCGCCCGGGTATTCGCCCGCATAGAACCCACCCGAAAAGCCCAGATCGTGGACAGCTTTATGCGGGATGGCCATTTTGTGGCGGTTACCGGGGATGGTGTAAACGATGCACCAGCCATGCGGCAGGCCCATGCCGGAATCGCCATGGGTAAGCGAGGCACCGATGTGGCCAAGGAAACGGCCGACCTGATCGTCACCGACGATAATTTTTCATCGATTGTCGCCGGAATCGAGCAGGGCCGGGTGGTATACAACAACATCCGCAAGGTCATCGGGCTTTTGGTGGCTACCGGTTTCTCCGCAATCCTGCTCTTTTTCCTCTGTGTCATGGCCGGTCTGCCAATGCCGATGATCGCGGTACAGCTCCTGTGGCTGAATCTGGTTGCCAACGGGTTCCAGGACGTGGCCCTCGCCTTCGAGCCGAAGGAAGGCGGCGAACTGTCCGTGAAACCGCGCTCTCCCCACGAGCCCGTGTTCGATAAACACATTATTGAGCACGTTCTGGTGGTGGGCTCATGGATGGGCCTTGTTGCCTTCCTCAATTTCCAGTGGACGCTCGACCAGGGCCACACCATTGAGGAAGCCCGCAACCTCACGCTGATGCTGATGGTGCTGTTCGGCAACATTCACGCGCTCAGCAGCCGCTCGGAATTCCGCTCGCTGTTCCGCATTCCTCTGTTCCGCAACCCGTTCCTGATGCTGGCGGTTCCCCTGGCCCAACTGGCGCACATTGGTGCCATGTATGTGCCGGGGCTCTCCGATGTCCTGCAGATTCAACCCATATCCCTAGCGGAATGGCTGCAGTTGCTCGCACTTGCCATGAGTCTTGTCATTGTCGAGGAACTGCACAAGGTATTGATCAGGACGCGGCGACAGTGA
- a CDS encoding nucleoside 2-deoxyribosyltransferase: MATPKRIYLAGPEVFFPAEEHQAIVAEKKRLLLEYGLEGVDPLDAELAGSDSEAKFRLGHRIYRANRELMDSCDAIIANLTPFRGISADPGTVFEVGYMIGQGKPAFGFTLDNRYYRERAGGTDLDGLGLSIEDFEMSDNLMIEGGIYGSGGQLFVADQTGEHHFFSAELFRRCVQSLAAEAMGENG, translated from the coding sequence ATGGCAACACCAAAACGCATCTACCTCGCCGGACCGGAGGTCTTCTTCCCCGCCGAAGAACACCAGGCCATCGTGGCCGAGAAAAAACGCCTGCTGCTGGAATACGGTTTGGAGGGCGTAGACCCGCTGGACGCCGAACTGGCCGGCTCCGACAGCGAGGCGAAATTCAGGCTTGGCCATCGGATCTACCGGGCCAACCGCGAACTGATGGACAGCTGCGATGCCATCATCGCCAACCTCACCCCGTTCCGTGGCATCAGTGCCGACCCCGGTACGGTCTTCGAAGTCGGCTATATGATCGGACAGGGCAAGCCCGCCTTCGGGTTTACCCTGGATAACCGGTACTACCGGGAACGAGCAGGCGGCACCGACCTGGACGGTCTGGGCCTCAGCATCGAAGACTTCGAGATGAGCGACAACCTGATGATCGAGGGCGGCATCTACGGGTCCGGTGGCCAGCTCTTCGTGGCAGACCAGACAGGAGAGCATCACTTTTTTTCTGCGGAACTGTTCCGTCGATGTGTGCAGTCGCTGGCTGCAGAAGCGATGGGTGAAAACGGGTAG
- a CDS encoding YHS domain-containing (seleno)protein: MKRQLLLITFALFVSASAWASEPAVYTGLLSNTGAGGYDTVSYFQTGKPTKGSREYTTEHLGVTWRFSSAENLARFEANPERYLPVYGGYCAWAVAQGYLAKGDPEHWAIRDGRLYLNYNQSVQYRWLKNTEGFIRQADANWPKVLE, encoded by the coding sequence ATGAAAAGACAGCTGCTACTGATCACCTTTGCATTATTCGTTTCTGCAAGCGCATGGGCTTCCGAACCTGCTGTATACACGGGCCTGCTTAGCAACACAGGAGCGGGCGGCTACGACACCGTCAGCTATTTCCAAACGGGAAAGCCAACCAAAGGCTCGCGCGAATACACTACTGAGCATCTGGGCGTAACCTGGCGATTTTCGAGCGCAGAAAACCTGGCACGCTTTGAGGCCAACCCTGAACGCTACTTACCGGTTTATGGTGGGTACTGTGCCTGGGCGGTCGCGCAGGGCTATCTTGCCAAGGGAGATCCAGAGCACTGGGCCATACGGGATGGCCGTTTGTATTTGAACTACAACCAGTCTGTTCAGTATCGGTGGCTGAAGAATACCGAGGGGTTCATTCGGCAGGCAGACGCAAACTGGCCTAAGGTTCTGGAATAA
- the ltaE gene encoding low-specificity L-threonine aldolase, with the protein MIDFRSDTVTRPTPEMREAMASAEVGDDVYGDDPTVNSLQAYAAERLGFESALFTATGTQANLLAIMSHCGRGDEYLCGQSAHNYRYEGGGAAVLGSVQPQPIENEPDGSIDLGKAKAAIKPDDFHFAPTRLLSLENTIGGKVLSLDYQRAARAFCDEHGLLLHLDGARVFNAAVKSNCDVTDITRHYDSVSVCLSKGLGAPVGSLLLGSKAFIERATRLRKMVGGGMRQAGILAAAGRIALEKGPLRLIEDHENAEYLSAGLADIPQLEINPASTQTNIVYARCTSGRAARLRDYLADQGILITAGDPIRFVTHLDVNRQDVDRLLDAIRRFYQG; encoded by the coding sequence ATGATCGATTTTCGCAGCGACACGGTCACCCGCCCTACCCCTGAAATGCGCGAGGCCATGGCCAGCGCAGAGGTGGGCGACGACGTTTATGGCGACGACCCCACCGTGAACAGCCTTCAGGCCTACGCCGCCGAACGGCTGGGCTTCGAGTCGGCCCTGTTTACCGCCACCGGCACCCAGGCCAACCTGCTGGCCATCATGAGCCACTGTGGCCGGGGCGACGAGTACCTCTGTGGTCAGTCGGCTCACAACTACCGCTACGAAGGCGGTGGCGCTGCTGTGCTGGGCAGCGTGCAACCACAGCCGATCGAGAACGAGCCGGATGGCAGCATCGACCTTGGCAAAGCCAAAGCCGCCATCAAGCCCGACGATTTCCATTTTGCCCCTACCCGCCTGCTCTCGCTGGAAAACACCATCGGTGGCAAAGTGTTGTCGTTGGACTATCAGCGCGCGGCCCGCGCCTTTTGCGACGAACACGGCTTGCTGCTGCACCTTGATGGCGCCCGGGTGTTCAACGCAGCCGTGAAATCCAACTGCGACGTTACCGACATCACCAGGCACTACGATTCGGTGAGCGTTTGCCTTTCAAAAGGACTGGGTGCACCTGTTGGTTCGCTGCTACTGGGTTCGAAAGCTTTTATCGAGCGGGCAACACGGCTGCGTAAAATGGTGGGTGGCGGCATGCGCCAAGCCGGCATACTGGCAGCGGCCGGGCGCATCGCCCTGGAGAAAGGGCCGCTTCGGCTGATTGAAGATCACGAGAACGCCGAGTACCTGAGCGCCGGCCTGGCCGACATCCCGCAGCTGGAGATAAACCCCGCCAGCACCCAGACCAACATCGTCTATGCCCGCTGCACGTCCGGCAGAGCCGCGCGGCTGCGAGACTACCTGGCTGACCAGGGTATCCTGATCACGGCGGGAGACCCCATTCGCTTCGTGACGCACCTCGACGTCAACCGCCAGGATGTTGACCGGTTGTTGGACGCTATTCGCCGGTTCTACCAGGGTTGA
- a CDS encoding DJ-1/PfpI family protein, which translates to MSGKKILMITGDFTEDYETMVPFQALQAVGHTVHAVCPDKKAGDTVATAIHDFEGDQTYSEKPGHRFALNADFEGINPADYDALVVPGGRAPEYLRLNKDVQKLVRHFFETNKPVAAICHGAQLLAAAGVLEGRKCSAYPACQPEVELAGGTFAGIEVDQAVTDANLVTAPAWPAHPAWLAQFFKLLEQ; encoded by the coding sequence GTGAGCGGGAAGAAGATTCTGATGATCACCGGTGATTTCACCGAAGACTACGAAACCATGGTGCCATTCCAGGCGCTGCAGGCCGTTGGTCACACGGTGCATGCCGTTTGCCCGGATAAGAAGGCGGGCGATACCGTGGCCACTGCCATCCACGACTTCGAGGGTGACCAGACCTATTCTGAAAAACCGGGTCATCGGTTTGCCTTGAATGCGGACTTTGAAGGGATCAACCCAGCTGATTACGACGCCCTGGTGGTGCCCGGCGGGCGTGCCCCCGAGTATCTGCGCCTGAACAAGGATGTGCAGAAGCTGGTTCGCCATTTCTTTGAAACCAACAAGCCAGTTGCGGCGATCTGCCACGGTGCCCAGTTGTTGGCAGCGGCAGGGGTTCTGGAGGGGCGAAAATGCTCGGCTTACCCGGCTTGCCAGCCGGAGGTGGAACTGGCTGGCGGAACCTTCGCTGGTATCGAGGTTGATCAGGCCGTCACCGATGCTAATCTGGTAACAGCGCCCGCGTGGCCCGCCCATCCGGCCTGGCTGGCGCAGTTCTTCAAGTTACTGGAGCAGTAA